In the Microcaecilia unicolor chromosome 10, aMicUni1.1, whole genome shotgun sequence genome, one interval contains:
- the LSMEM1 gene encoding leucine-rich single-pass membrane protein 1, producing the protein MNASSLEIDFLDFNEEGKLYAVDSLNNLNKLNLCTSDGQDHLNTQEGKGTNESILVTGQSKISQYIFFLFIITALVLSLALASFAVFLLNQTRDKMEEAYKKVVSGGNDIEELYEMNSALLKFFNQTGV; encoded by the exons ATGAATGCCTCTTCACTGGAAATTGACTTCCTTGACTTCAATGAGGAAGGGAAACTGTATGCTGTTGACTCCTTAAATAACTTAAATAAACTGAACCTTTGCACCAGTGATGGTCAGGACCATTTAA atACCCAAGAAGGGAAGGGCACCAATGAATCTATTCTGGTGACAGGACAAAGCAAAATAAGTCAATATATCTTCTTTCTTTTCATCATCACTGCGTTGGTTCTTAGTTTGGCACTTGCTTCGTTTGCAGTATTCCTACTAA ATCAGACAAGAGACAAGATGGAAGAAGCATACAAGAAAGTAGTATCTGGAGGAAATGACATTGAGGAGCTTTATGAAATGAACAGTGCCCTGTTAAAATTCTTCAACCAAACAGGAGTATGA